One Chloroflexota bacterium DNA window includes the following coding sequences:
- a CDS encoding NTP transferase domain-containing protein, with protein MLVILAAGSSSRLWPIKDKSLVNFLGKSLLEQQLDIYITLGFTNIVVICNISNKSSIEEILSTLSIQYRNIDFKVTIQSNQKGMGDALLSLKPISGTFPIYLCQVHDIFDSSFHHSLLQSFNTDQTATWIAAYKVKSYFPGGYLVVDGNMTIMDIVEKPKPGLEPSDLVNIVAHIHPNLDELLYYIDNEYKDSSIKTDDHYERAMAKMMKKSSYKAVPYNGSWNPIKYPWHILRAMDYYLHIMHESYISQSAKIEDGANIVGPVIIEDGVRIFKGADIRGPVYIGKGSLIGQFAQVRHSMIGSNCEIGLGSEVNRSYIGQGARLHSSKALDSILADNRPGQYINLAAGSITANLRVDYKNIYSAIKGDRIDTERDKLGAMIGAGTFIGINAALMPGIKIGEECIIGPGTIVDQDIPDKSRFFVKQDNVLSSLNEKDK; from the coding sequence ATGTTGGTTATACTGGCGGCAGGGTCTAGCTCACGGTTATGGCCTATCAAGGATAAGTCGTTAGTAAATTTTTTGGGAAAATCATTACTTGAACAGCAGTTGGATATATATATTACCCTAGGATTCACTAATATTGTAGTCATCTGCAATATTAGCAATAAATCATCTATTGAAGAAATTCTATCAACATTAAGTATACAGTATCGCAATATAGATTTTAAGGTGACTATTCAATCTAATCAAAAAGGTATGGGAGACGCTCTCCTTAGCTTAAAACCAATTTCAGGAACATTTCCAATTTATCTGTGTCAAGTACATGACATTTTTGATTCTTCATTCCATCATTCCCTACTTCAATCCTTCAATACAGATCAAACAGCAACCTGGATTGCTGCTTATAAAGTAAAAAGTTATTTTCCTGGTGGATATCTTGTAGTAGATGGAAATATGACGATAATGGATATCGTTGAAAAACCAAAGCCGGGTTTAGAACCAAGCGATCTTGTTAATATAGTAGCACATATACACCCTAATCTAGATGAGTTATTATATTATATCGATAATGAATACAAAGATTCTTCTATAAAGACAGACGACCATTATGAACGTGCCATGGCGAAGATGATGAAGAAATCATCATATAAAGCTGTACCATATAATGGTTCATGGAATCCAATAAAGTATCCTTGGCATATCTTACGTGCTATGGATTACTATTTACATATTATGCATGAGAGCTATATATCGCAAAGTGCGAAAATTGAAGATGGGGCCAATATTGTCGGACCTGTCATCATTGAGGATGGAGTAAGAATTTTCAAAGGAGCTGATATTAGAGGACCGGTATATATTGGTAAAGGATCTTTAATTGGGCAATTTGCGCAAGTGCGCCATTCAATGATAGGCAGTAATTGTGAGATTGGACTAGGATCAGAAGTTAACAGAAGTTACATAGGTCAAGGAGCTAGACTACATAGTAGTAAAGCGCTTGATAGTATTCTTGCCGATAATAGGCCAGGACAATATATTAATTTGGCTGCTGGTTCGATCACTGCAAATCTTAGAGTAGACTATAAAAATATCTATTCCGCTATAAAGGGTGATCGTATTGATACAGAAAGAGATAAGTTGGGTGCTATGATAGGGGCTGGAACATTCATTGGTATCAATGCTGCACTAATGCCTGGAATAAAGATAGGAGAAGAATGTATTATAGGACCAGGAACAATTGTTGATCAAGATATTCCTGATAAAAGTCGATTCTTTGTAAAACAAGATAATGTACTTTCTTCTCTGAATGAAAAGGATAAGTAA